The genomic region GATTTCTTAAGAGCTATTACTGGGGACGGTATAAAATGTTAAGCCAGTGTTACCGTAGTTTTTGCTACGAATCTGTTTTAACCCTGTAACAACTAAACTGTCTCCCCTCCTGGTATCATGCTCTACAGCAATCTCTCCTCCTAGAGTGAGTAAGTCTAATTTAGCGACTAAGTTTAACACTGGTTGATATAAATCACTCTCATAGGGAGGATCAAAATAAATTAACTCAAATTTCTCCTCTGTTAGAGTTTTAAGTTTACTGCGCGCATCTCCTTTAATAATTCGGAATAATTGACCAGTTTGGGCTATTTTTGTCCAATTTTCTTTAATTACTCCACAAGCACGCCCTGATTGTTCAATTCCTACCACTAATTGAGCACCACGTGATAAAGCTTCTGCACCCATCGCACCATTTCCCGCGCAAATATCTAGCCAACGACAATTATCTATTTTGTGTTGCCAAATATTAAATACCGCTTCTCTAACTCTAGCTGTAGTTGGTCTGGTTTCTCTTCCTGGTAAGGTTTTTAATTCTCTATTCCCGTAAATTCTCATCTTTTCTCATCTTTTGCTCACTCTCTTAACAAAGTTACTCAGAATCTGTAACCCAATGGTTGAGGATTTCTCGGGGTGAAATTGTAGGGCTTGTAGGTTGTCTAGAGCGATCGCTGCAGTTACGGTTTGACTACCATGGGTTACGGTGGCGGCGGTTACTTGATCATCCGCAGGCTGCACATAATAAGAATGGACAAAGTAAACGTAGGGGTTTTTGGGTAATCCCAACCAAAGATTTAAATCTATTTGTGTTAACGCTAGCTGATTCCACCCCATTTGCGGTATGGTTAAATTAGGCTCGGGGTAAAACCTTTTAACTTTACCTGGAATTACTCCTAAACCCTCTTCTTTTCCTTCCTCTGATGCTTCAAAGAGTATCTGCAATCCCAGACATATACCTAAAAAGGGCTTGCCATTGGCGATCGCCTCTTTGATGGGTTTTTCGAGATTGTGTTTACGAATTTGTTGCATCGCTGGATCAAATGCACCTACTCCTGGTAAAACTACCCCCGCGGCTTTGGCTATTTCCCTGCTAGAATCGGTTATTCGAGGTTTAGCCCCTGCTTCTTCTAAACCTTTGCAAGCAGAGTGTAAGTTTCCCATATCATAATCTATAACAGCAATTTCTACCATGCTTAATTAAATTTGGTTAGGTTGATTCATCTTATTATATTCTTTAAATTTAGACAATTTTGACAATGATTAATGACAGAACAATCACTAGACCAAACCGCCATTATTAATGAAATAGAAACCTTATTAGTTTATTATAGTTTTGAAGCCAAAGAGGATAGTTATAGTACTTTAATCAATAATTGGTTAACTCAATACTCACCTCAGTGGATTCGCTTAGCTGTACTTGAAGCTCTCTATCTAGGACGCTACAAAATAGCTTCTATAGAACAGATTTTAGCTTCTTGGAGCAGAAAAGGTAACTATACCCTAAGGTTTAATCATGATTTTGAGTCTTTGATTTGTCGTAATATTGTTAAAAAAATAACTCAAAAAACAACTAATCAGTCTCCCAACAAACTTAAACCTGTTACCTCGATTCCGCAATTTCAACCAGATTTATCAACCTCTGATTTTTTTTTAAAACTTAAATCAGTTGCACAATTTTCCTTAGATAATTAACATCATGACTATTGCATATTGGCACGAAGAATATTGTACAGGTAATTCTCTTGTTGATGAACAACATCAAAATCTCTTTAAAATTGTTAATACCTTACATGATGCTATGATGCAAGGAAAGGGGAAACAGATCCTAAAACAAACTCTAGATGAACTAATTAAATATACTATTGATCACTTTACTACTGAAGAAAAATTAATGCTCCAGTATAGTTATCCTTACTATAAAGATCATAAACGTAAACACGACGAACTTACTGATAAAGTTTCTAATTTAGCCGAAGAATTCACCGAAGGTAATATTTTACTTAATGCTGAAGTGCTCCATTTTCTCAATGAATGGTTAATCCATCATATCAAAGGAGAAGACCTCGCTATGATTAATTTTATTCGTAAAAAACACGATTTACCTGTATCTGAATATTCTCAAAAAGATTATCATCAAAACGCGTTAGCTAAGATAGAAGAAGCTCAAGCTTTAATTGAACAGCTTAAAAAATCTCTGAAATCTAAATCATGATGTAAGTAGTGCTAAATAAGCGTTAATTTAACTCTCCACTTGGATACTTAAATCTTGCTTGATTTTATGATAAACTAATCATGATTAATTAATAATTTAATTATGAACAGTAAAAGTAAATTTGTTACTCTAGTTTTATCTAGTATATTTTCCTTGTTAGTTACCGAACAAGGGGTTTATAGTACCGAAAGAGAGTCTCCTACTGGGGAGGATTGGTTAGAACATGTCAGAGAAGACCTTAACCCCTGGTGGAATCAACCCGCAGCTTGGGGAGATCCCATTGGTAATTATCCTTCTTATCGTTGTGATAATGGAGAAGTTGTTGACACAAGTAGCTTTTTATGTTATCCGTATAATGTTGTCAATTCTCATCATTACGTCAACAATAAAGTTATCGTTAGTCATTCTCGTCAAATTTACACCTATGGTGCAGCTTATCAGTTAACAGGAAATCCCGAATTTCTGAGTTTAGCTAAAGCAGGTGTCGATTGGTTGTTAGAGAATGGAATAGATCGAGAAAAGGGCGGTACTTATCATATCACCAATAATCCTAATATAGATCCCTTAAGACGTAATGCTCAGCAACAAGCCTACGCAATACAGGGTTTAACTTTTTATTATTATTTAACTGGAGATAAACAAATTCTCAGAGAAATTAATCAATTGCATAATCATATTGTTGATAATTACTATGATTTTGATAATAAGAGAATTAAGATGTTTCCCGATGAGGTTGAAGCAGAATCAATCACCAGAATTCAAGACCCATTAGATCAACTCAATTCCTATTTATTACTATTAGCTTCTGTTGCTCCCGAAAGACAACAAAGAAGATATACCAGACAATTAGTTAGTATCTCTAATATACTCATTTCTGAATTTTATAGTCCTGAAGATAATATTTTTTGGGACAGAATAGACGAACCAGAACAACAAACCTTAGCTCCAGGTAATGCTAATTATGGTAACTCAATTAAGGCAATGTGGATGATTTATTTAACGGGTAAATTAGCCGATAATCAAGAATTAATTGAGTTTGGGGAGACTAATATACCTAGATTATTAGCACAAGCTTATGATCAAGAATCGGGGACATGGACAAACGCACCCTATCTTAACGAAGAGGGAGAAAGAGTAAACGATTTAGAGAAAAGTTGGTGGATATATGCTGTCTTCAATCAAACCGCGGGTACATTAAGTTTAGAAGATGATAGCTTGATGGATACTTATCTAAATTCTACGATTAATTGGTGGTTTGAAAATATGGTAGATAGGGAACATTATGAGGTCTGGAATACTTTAACCTATCCTGAATTAGAACCAATTAAACAGAAACAATACCCTTGGAAAAATGGCTATCATAGTTATGAACACGCTTTAGTAGGATATATAACTTCTCAGGGAACAGCAGGAGAACCCGTAGAATTATATTTTGCCCCTAAAAGAGTGCTAGGTGCTGAATTTAGACCCTATTATTTTAGTGGTGATATTGTTGAAGTAGAAGTCTCTAGAATGCCATTTTTAGAACAAGATAATTTCCCTGATATTAGTAGGTATAGACAGGCTTTAGTGACCTTTGATAATATTGGTTTAAACACAGCTATAAATCGTCGCAATGATCTAGTTTTTAGTACTTTTGATGAGGTACAGTTATTAGATGAACCCACTACAGTACCAGAACCTGTAACTATTTTGGCTACAATTTTTGTGGCAGTAATCATACCAGTAATGGGTCAACATAAAAAGTAAAAATTAATACTTTGATTTGCCTGAAATAACCTTATATTAAGCAGAGACAATAAACCATTTAAAAATTATGCAATATTACTCAAGATTGTCTCAACTAATGACAGGTATAGCCACCATTTCTTTGGGACTACTTACATTTTCTCCAGTCAGAGCTAGTGATTTATTGTTAGTAGGAGGAGCTTGGGAATATCCCGCGACAGGAGATCCTTATGGAACAAGCATGTATGATGTAGTTGTACAAAAAGGAGGAGGTGAGAGGAATGCAATTATTAGAATTTTTACTACAGCTTCAGGTAGTGGAGAATCAGCTCAACGTAATGGGGGTTTTTGGGTAGATGATTTCTTGGATTTGTATGACCAAAGATACCCAGGAGTTACACCAAATGTAGAATGGGTAGAATTCCATATTGATAATTGTGCTGGTTTAAAAAATCAAAGTAGTTCTACAGTAATCAATCAGATAAGCGAATCAACAGCCATTGTCTTTGGAGGAGGAGATCAATCCTTAATTACAGAATGCTTTTTTAATGAAGATGCAGTTACACAGACTCGCACTACTACTCCAGTTTATGATGCTTTGGTAGATAAATTTACCAACGACAATATTATCATAGCAGGTACGAGTGCAGGAACAGCTGTACAGTCGGGAATTCCCATGATTACTGAAGGAGAAAGTTATCAAGCTCTTCTAGAGTCTCCCATTGCTTTAGTAGGTACTCCCCCAATATCTAGGGAACTCTACTATAATCCTCTAGGAGGGTTAGGTTTATTTCCCTATGCTACTCTAGATACTCATTTCAGTGAGAGAGGAAGACAAGGAAGAATAATCCGTTTAGCAGCAGCTACAAATATGGGTTTAGCCATTGGAATTGATGAAAATACTGGATTATTGGTAACAGATGTTGGGGGAGTTAATGAGTCTGCTAAGGTATTAGGAGAAAATGGAGTTAATATCTTTAATCTGTCTAATGCTGTGGTTAACTCTGAGGGAGGTTATTTTGGTATTGAAGAAGTATCTTTTAGTTATTTAACTGAGGGAGATTTTTATAATTTTAGGAGTAATATCGCTTCCTTCCCTAGTAAAACCGTTTTAGCTTGCGATCCTAGTCAAACTGTTTCCCCATCTCAAGATATTTTCAGTTATCGTTCTACACCAGGAGAAGGGGGAAATCGTGATAATCCCCGAGAATTTGTTAATGTAGCTTTAGCTTTAACTGAAAGTTGCGATGTAACCACTCAAGGGAGAAGTTTTGAAACTAATCCTGTCGCTTTTGAAGTATTTATGACTAAAGAAGCTAATTTTCAGGGATACTCAGGAGTAGATAGTCAAGGAGAAACGAGAATTTCTTTGAACAATTTAGCTATTAGTATTCAGTCAGATCAAGAAACAACCTCAGTACCTGAGTCTAATCCCGCGATTAGTTTATTAGGGTTGGGATTGTTGGGAATGGTTGTTAAAACAGTGAAAAAAATAGCTAAATACTAATATTCTTATTAGTTCTGTTTTATTGCCCAATAGTAAACCCAATATTGCTTTTAAAAAAGCTCAACAATTAGGAATTATTATCGTATCTCCTACTACTTGGCAAGAACTAGAAAATGTCTTATTTAGACCCAAATTTGAGCACTAGATTAGCCTTGACGAACGGAAACAATTTTTATTATATTTATCTGAAAAATGGACTTTAGGACAGATATTTTTCGAGAGCCTAAAGATAATAAATATTGAGAATTAGCCGTTAATGGTCAAGCAGAATCAATCATTACAGACGATCAAGATTTACTCATTTTACATCCTTTTCAATCAATTAAGATTATTACAGTTAATGATTTTTTACTCAGGGATTTTAACTAGATTTAACTTTTAAGTAAGATGACAACTTGTCAAACTCCATGACTGCGAGGATCTTCAGGTATGGTTTTTTTATTGTTGACTGGTGGGTTAAATTGAGAAGTTTGACCAAGAGAGTAACTATGGGGTATGGGTAAATTAGCTGTCAAAGCGTCTAAATTTTCTGTCATAACTGTGAGAGGTTGTTCGCCAATAGTTTGGGCGATCGCCTCTCCTTGCTCGTCTAAGAAGATAAAATGAGGGATACCATCAACGCGATAACGCAACACTTCTGGTAACCATTTGGGGTTATCCACGTTTAACATGACAAAATCTACAGACTGAGCATATTTTTGTTTTAAGATGGCTAAATCAGGGGCCATAGTTTGACAACTAGTGCACCAATCAGCGTAAAATTCCACTAGAGTAGGCTTACCATCAGTCAGAGCGATATCTAAATCTACTGATTGTTGAGCCTGAGCTTCTAGGGAACTGGAATTATTACCACTACTACCGATAAAAATAGCTACACTTAAAGCGATCGCCGTAGTAGCGAGGAGAATATTTCTGACCTTTGTTCCGGGATTATCACTCATCAGGGTTGGTTGGGCTAGTTTTTTCCTTAATTATAACTATAATCTATTGCTAATTTTTCTGTTTACGTAGATAATGTGAACATGACTAACAGCCAAATATAGGGTACTTATCTATGACTAATGCGTTGATTAACATTGATTTCCAAAAAGACAATTTTAATAAAGCTTATGAAAAAGTTATCATCAATAATACCTTTTTTGAGCAAGATGCATATTATCTGAATTATAAATCTAGATATTTAAATACAATCAAAGCTCTAAGTAAATTAAATTTACCAATATCTAGTAATATTTTAGAAATTAGTGGTGGACAGATTAGCCTATTATTGAAAGAAATGTACAATCTCAACTGCACAGTTGTAGATGTTAACGATAAATATGAAACAGGAATCATAGAAAATGGTATAGATTTTTGTGTATGTGATTTACTGCACGATGATATACCAGGAGAAAATCAATATGATTTAATAGTTATGTGTGAAGTAATAGAACACTTAACTGTACCTCCGGATTGGACTTTTAAAAAACTGAAAAAACATTTAAAACCAGGCGGTTGGTTATTATTAACAACCCCCAATTTTTATAGGTTTAGAAACTTAGTTAGAATGGTACTGGGTATCGAAATATTTTGTCCATTTTTTCAACCAGAAAGAGGACAAGGAATTGGACACTTTATAGAATACAGCAAAGAAAACTTGGAATGGTCTCTAGAAAAAGCAGGATTTGAGTCAATCACAATTGAACACAAGCAGCTTGATTTTTCTGGTGCAACAACGTTAGCAAAATTAGCTAGAATAATAAGCAGCCCTTTATTTATACGCCCTCTTTGGCGAGACAATTTAGTAGCAACAGCACAAAAACCGAATAACTCTGTATTAAGTTAATTATAATGACCCTTAGTTACACTAGTTATTCAAAAAACAACTAAATCACAGAATACACAAACATGAAAGACCTCTCACTCTATCGTAACATCGGTATTTTTGCTCACGTTGACGCAGGTAAAACCACCACCACAGAAAGAATCCTCAAATTAACAGGAAAAATTCACAAAATTGGTGAAGTACACGAAGGTGCAGCAACCACAGACTTCATGGAGCAAGAACAAGAGCGTGGGATCACTATTCAATCAGCTGCAACCACCTGTTATTGGAAAGATCATCAATTTAACATCATCGATACACCCGGTCACGTTGACTTTACAATCGAGGTATATCGTTCTCTAAAAGTTCTCGACGGTGGAATCGGCGTTTTTTGTGGTTCTGGTGGAGTTGAACCCCAGTCAGAAACTAACTGGCGTTATGCTAATGATTCTAAAGTAGCTCGGATTATTTACGTCAATAAATTAGACCGTCTCGGTGCAGATTTTTACAGAGTAGTTCAACAAGTTAAAGATGTTCTAGGAGCAAAACCATTAGTAATGGTACTACCTATCGGGGTAGAAGAACAATTCTGTGGAGTAGTGGACTTACTTACTCGTAAAGCTTGGATTTGGGATGATTCGGGAGATCCAGAAAAATACGAAATCAAAGATGTCCCCGCAGATATGGTAGATGAGGTAGAAAAATACCGCGAAATGTTAGTTGAAATGGCGGTAGAAGAAGATGACGAAATGATGGAAAAATACCTCGAGGGAGAAGAAATCTCTATAGAAGAACTCAAGCAATGTATCCGTAAAGGTACACGAGAGTTACATTTCTTCCCTACCTATTGTGGTTCATCCTTTAAAAACAAAGGTGTACAATTAGTTCTCGATGGAGTAGTTGATTATCTCCCCGCTCCTGCTGAGGTCAACCCTCAACTAGAAATGGACTTAGAAGGACATCCTACAGGTGGGGTTGCTTATGTAGATCCAGAAAAACCCTTGCGCGCTTTAGCTTTCAAAATTATGGACGATCGCTTTGGTGCTCTAACCTTTGTGCGTATTTATTCTGGTAAAATTAATAAAGGCGATAACGTACTCAATACCGCTACTGGTAAAACAGAAAGGGTTGGTCGTATGGTGGAAATGCACGCTAACGATCGCCAAGAAATCGAATCAGCTCAAGCAGGTGATATCATCGCGATCGTCGGTATGAAAAATGTTCAAACAGGACACACTATCGCTGATCCTAAAAACCCCGCAACCCTCGAACCCATGGTCTTCCCTGACCCCGTTATTTCTGTAGCTATTAAACCTAAGCAAAAGGGTGGTAACGAGAAAATGGGTATGGCTATTAGTAAAATGGTACAAGAAGACCCCTCTTTCCGCGTGGAAACCGACGAAGAAAGCGGCGAAACCATTATTAAGGGTATGGGTGAACTGCATCTAGATATTAAAGTGGATATTCTCCGACGCACCTATGGTGTAGATGTAGAAGTGGGTAAACCTCAAGTAGCTTATCGTGAATCTATCACTAAACGCATTGAAGATAGCTATACCCATAAGAAACAGTCAGGGGGTTCTGGTCAATATGGTAAGATTGACTACGTACTCGAACCTGGAGAACCTGGTAGTGGCTTCCAATTTGAATCTAAGGTAACAGGAGGTAATGTACCTAGAGAATATTGGCCCGCTGTGCAAAAAGGCTTTGAAACCAGTATCGTTAAAGGTATGTTAGCGGGTTATCCTTGTGTAGATATGAAGGTAACCCTCACAGATGGTGCTTTCCACCCCGTTGACTCCTCGGCGATCGCTTTTGAAATCGCAGCTAAAGCAGGTTATCGTCAATCTTTCCCTAAAGCTGCTCCCCAAATCCTCGAACCAATTATGAAGGTGGACGTCTTTACCCCTGATGACCACATGGGAGATGTTATCGGTGACCTTAACCGTCGTCGTGGTATAATTAAATCTCAAGACAAAACACCTATGGGGGTTCGCGTTAAAGCTGATGCTCCTTTGAGTGAAATGTTCGGTTATATCGGTGATTTACGTACTATGACTTCAGGACGTGGTCAGTTTTCCATGGAATTTTCTCATTATGCTCCTTGTCCTGCTAATGTAGCAGAAACTGTAATCAAAGAAGCAAAAGAACGTCAGGAAGCTGCGTCTTAATCCTGTTTAATCCTGGGGTAATTTGACCAGGATATTTATATATTCTTGTGCTACTTCTCGCCAAGTCCAATGACTAAAACGTCGTTCAATTTCTGACTGTGATAGTCTCTGTTGGGGGTGAAGTAGCATTTTTTCCATTAATTTAGCCAGAGTCTCAGCATCACCAGGAGGGAAAAATTCCACGCGATCGCTACATTGATATAATTCTACTTGCTCATGAAAAACATCTAAATCACTGGCAATTACTGGTAATCCTCTAGTGACTGCTTCTGAAATAGCTAACCCAAATCCTTCATAAATAGAAGGCATTACTACACATAAGCTTTTTGCGTAACTTTTTTCTACTTGCTCTAGTTCCCCATATCCTAACCCCACAAAATATCTTTGGATAACTTCTTGATTTTCTTGATAAATTTCGGCATATTCTCTTAAATATTGTTGATATTCTTGAGACTCTTTTTGTTGGGATAAGTCTAAATCTCCTTTTACTAGTTTATCCGTTTCTTTTCCTGTTAAGAGTATTTGAAAATTGAGTTGTTTTTCTGCTAGAAGTAATCCCGCTTTTATCAGGGTTAAATGGTCTTTATAAATACTAAAAGAAGAAGGAAAATAAAAGATATTTTCTGGTTGAATAGACTCACAAACACTAATACTATAACCAGCCAAAGGAACAGGGCTTATTTTATCAGTAAAGCCTGGAAATTTTTTATTAATCTCTTGTTTAGTTTTAGCTGAAATAGTAACAATATGATTAGCTTTTTTTAACCAATTTAATAAAGAATTATCATAAATATTTTGATATTCTTTGGAATATTTTAAAGGAGCACAACGCCAGAATAAATCATAACTGACCATTGCTAAAGGTATATTGAGATTTGGACATCTCATTTTATTAGCAAGTAGATATAAACAGTAATTAGCTTGATATTTATTACTTAAAAAAATAATTTTTTTATCATAATTTATTTTTTCAGTTAATGAGTTTAAATATTGTGATAATTTAGTAAGATTAAGAGCTTCTGCTAGATTAATAAATCTATTAATTAAACCAATTTGACGTAACTTATTGAGATGATTAACATCGGCCCAACCAAAATATTCATAAACAAGAGAATCATTCTCAGGTAATTTAGTCCGAAAATAGTTAATAGTTTTAGGAGAAGCAACAATAATAACCTGCTCTAACTGTTGACTAAATTCAGTAATCAGAGCCAGCATAACCTTTTCTACTCCACCAGGTACATAATAAGGAATAGGAATAATTAATTTAAGCATAATCTAATGTAAGTTCGCTTTTAGGTTTTAGGTGCTATTATTTGTATGTAAGTGGTCGGACAAAATTAATATTAACTGTGAAGGTAAGAAATAGTAAAGATTTCAGCCTTATTAACAAAAGTTAACTTATTTACTTTTATTTATGTCCAGGTATAGCAGTACAAGCTAAGGTGTTTGACATTTTAAAATCATGAAACCCATTACTAATCTACCTTTTGCCTCTTGCCTCTTGCCTGCGCGTAGCGCTATAATTATAATACTCTTTTATGAGTGCATGAGTACCTCATTCTTAACTCTTAATTCTTAATTTTTCAGAAGTTAATCTAACCATAAAGAAACCATCCATATCTCGTTGATGGGGCCAAATTTTGCACCAACCCTCGGGAGTCATAAAAGTATTTAACCAAGAATCTTGACTAGGAGTATCAATACACCAATTGGGATGTTGATCAAGAAAGTCTTGGATGATAGCTTCATTTTCGGGAGGATTAATAGTGCAGGTAGCGTAAACTAGTTTACCTCCTGGTTTGACCCAACTAGCCCCTTGAGCTAATAATTGTGCTTGTAGAGTGGTTAAAGTAGTTATTTGCTCGGGTGTTTGACGCCAACGTAAATCAGGTCGTTTATGTAGTGTCCCATTTCCTGAACAGGGAGCATCTACTAAAACTCTATCTGCGTCTTGGGGAAATTGAGTAGTGCTACTATCGAGGTTATGAATAGAGATAGAATTAAGTTGTAACCGTTGGGCATTTTCTTTAACTTTTGTTAAACGAGAGCGAGAGCGATCGCAAGCCCAAACCTCTCCTATATCCCCCATTAATT from Gloeocapsa sp. DLM2.Bin57 harbors:
- the rsmD gene encoding 16S rRNA (guanine(966)-N(2))-methyltransferase RsmD yields the protein MRIYGNRELKTLPGRETRPTTARVREAVFNIWQHKIDNCRWLDICAGNGAMGAEALSRGAQLVVGIEQSGRACGVIKENWTKIAQTGQLFRIIKGDARSKLKTLTEEKFELIYFDPPYESDLYQPVLNLVAKLDLLTLGGEIAVEHDTRRGDSLVVTGLKQIRSKNYGNTGLTFYTVPSNSS
- the hisH gene encoding imidazole glycerol phosphate synthase subunit HisH, with amino-acid sequence MVEIAVIDYDMGNLHSACKGLEEAGAKPRITDSSREIAKAAGVVLPGVGAFDPAMQQIRKHNLEKPIKEAIANGKPFLGICLGLQILFEASEEGKEEGLGVIPGKVKRFYPEPNLTIPQMGWNQLALTQIDLNLWLGLPKNPYVYFVHSYYVQPADDQVTAATVTHGSQTVTAAIALDNLQALQFHPEKSSTIGLQILSNFVKRVSKR
- a CDS encoding hemerythrin — protein: MTIAYWHEEYCTGNSLVDEQHQNLFKIVNTLHDAMMQGKGKQILKQTLDELIKYTIDHFTTEEKLMLQYSYPYYKDHKRKHDELTDKVSNLAEEFTEGNILLNAEVLHFLNEWLIHHIKGEDLAMINFIRKKHDLPVSEYSQKDYHQNALAKIEEAQALIEQLKKSLKSKS
- a CDS encoding N-acyl-D-glucosamine 2-epimerase — encoded protein: MNSKSKFVTLVLSSIFSLLVTEQGVYSTERESPTGEDWLEHVREDLNPWWNQPAAWGDPIGNYPSYRCDNGEVVDTSSFLCYPYNVVNSHHYVNNKVIVSHSRQIYTYGAAYQLTGNPEFLSLAKAGVDWLLENGIDREKGGTYHITNNPNIDPLRRNAQQQAYAIQGLTFYYYLTGDKQILREINQLHNHIVDNYYDFDNKRIKMFPDEVEAESITRIQDPLDQLNSYLLLLASVAPERQQRRYTRQLVSISNILISEFYSPEDNIFWDRIDEPEQQTLAPGNANYGNSIKAMWMIYLTGKLADNQELIEFGETNIPRLLAQAYDQESGTWTNAPYLNEEGERVNDLEKSWWIYAVFNQTAGTLSLEDDSLMDTYLNSTINWWFENMVDREHYEVWNTLTYPELEPIKQKQYPWKNGYHSYEHALVGYITSQGTAGEPVELYFAPKRVLGAEFRPYYFSGDIVEVEVSRMPFLEQDNFPDISRYRQALVTFDNIGLNTAINRRNDLVFSTFDEVQLLDEPTTVPEPVTILATIFVAVIIPVMGQHKK
- a CDS encoding thiol:disulfide interchange protein, with the translated sequence MSDNPGTKVRNILLATTAIALSVAIFIGSSGNNSSSLEAQAQQSVDLDIALTDGKPTLVEFYADWCTSCQTMAPDLAILKQKYAQSVDFVMLNVDNPKWLPEVLRYRVDGIPHFIFLDEQGEAIAQTIGEQPLTVMTENLDALTANLPIPHSYSLGQTSQFNPPVNNKKTIPEDPRSHGV
- a CDS encoding class I SAM-dependent methyltransferase: MTNALINIDFQKDNFNKAYEKVIINNTFFEQDAYYLNYKSRYLNTIKALSKLNLPISSNILEISGGQISLLLKEMYNLNCTVVDVNDKYETGIIENGIDFCVCDLLHDDIPGENQYDLIVMCEVIEHLTVPPDWTFKKLKKHLKPGGWLLLTTPNFYRFRNLVRMVLGIEIFCPFFQPERGQGIGHFIEYSKENLEWSLEKAGFESITIEHKQLDFSGATTLAKLARIISSPLFIRPLWRDNLVATAQKPNNSVLS
- a CDS encoding elongation factor G — its product is MKDLSLYRNIGIFAHVDAGKTTTTERILKLTGKIHKIGEVHEGAATTDFMEQEQERGITIQSAATTCYWKDHQFNIIDTPGHVDFTIEVYRSLKVLDGGIGVFCGSGGVEPQSETNWRYANDSKVARIIYVNKLDRLGADFYRVVQQVKDVLGAKPLVMVLPIGVEEQFCGVVDLLTRKAWIWDDSGDPEKYEIKDVPADMVDEVEKYREMLVEMAVEEDDEMMEKYLEGEEISIEELKQCIRKGTRELHFFPTYCGSSFKNKGVQLVLDGVVDYLPAPAEVNPQLEMDLEGHPTGGVAYVDPEKPLRALAFKIMDDRFGALTFVRIYSGKINKGDNVLNTATGKTERVGRMVEMHANDRQEIESAQAGDIIAIVGMKNVQTGHTIADPKNPATLEPMVFPDPVISVAIKPKQKGGNEKMGMAISKMVQEDPSFRVETDEESGETIIKGMGELHLDIKVDILRRTYGVDVEVGKPQVAYRESITKRIEDSYTHKKQSGGSGQYGKIDYVLEPGEPGSGFQFESKVTGGNVPREYWPAVQKGFETSIVKGMLAGYPCVDMKVTLTDGAFHPVDSSAIAFEIAAKAGYRQSFPKAAPQILEPIMKVDVFTPDDHMGDVIGDLNRRRGIIKSQDKTPMGVRVKADAPLSEMFGYIGDLRTMTSGRGQFSMEFSHYAPCPANVAETVIKEAKERQEAAS
- a CDS encoding glycosyltransferase, with amino-acid sequence MLKLIIPIPYYVPGGVEKVMLALITEFSQQLEQVIIVASPKTINYFRTKLPENDSLVYEYFGWADVNHLNKLRQIGLINRFINLAEALNLTKLSQYLNSLTEKINYDKKIIFLSNKYQANYCLYLLANKMRCPNLNIPLAMVSYDLFWRCAPLKYSKEYQNIYDNSLLNWLKKANHIVTISAKTKQEINKKFPGFTDKISPVPLAGYSISVCESIQPENIFYFPSSFSIYKDHLTLIKAGLLLAEKQLNFQILLTGKETDKLVKGDLDLSQQKESQEYQQYLREYAEIYQENQEVIQRYFVGLGYGELEQVEKSYAKSLCVVMPSIYEGFGLAISEAVTRGLPVIASDLDVFHEQVELYQCSDRVEFFPPGDAETLAKLMEKMLLHPQQRLSQSEIERRFSHWTWREVAQEYINILVKLPQD